Proteins encoded together in one Corynebacterium liangguodongii window:
- the carA gene encoding glutamine-hydrolyzing carbamoyl-phosphate synthase small subunit codes for MTLNRIPAVLVLGDGTTYKGYSFGTSGEVFGEAVFTTAMTGYQETMTDPSYHRQIVVMTAPQIGNTGWNDEDNESHGDQIWVAGLVIRDLAKRVSNWRAKRSLEEEMESQGVAGIYGVDTRSLVRHLRNYGSISAGIFTGEAASGDVDTLVARVNAQPSMAGADLADEVSTGKPYTVAAEGEKRYTVVAYDMGIKSATPGHFADRGIETIVVPANTPYEEITQYNPDGVFISNGPGDPATADAMVAVTRDVISAGVPLFGICFGNQILGRALGLSTTKMKFGHRGVNVPVKNHLTGKIDITSQNHGFVLEAPVGPGESFDTDFGPALVTHTCLNDGSVEGVALESGMAYSVQYHPESAAGPHDANPLFDQFISLMDNHSPNR; via the coding sequence ATGACACTCAACCGCATTCCCGCCGTTCTCGTCCTCGGCGACGGCACCACGTACAAGGGCTATTCCTTCGGCACATCAGGTGAGGTCTTCGGCGAGGCCGTGTTCACCACCGCGATGACCGGCTACCAGGAGACCATGACCGACCCGTCCTACCACCGCCAGATCGTGGTCATGACGGCACCCCAGATCGGCAACACCGGCTGGAACGATGAAGACAACGAATCCCACGGCGACCAGATCTGGGTCGCCGGGCTGGTCATCCGCGACCTGGCCAAGCGCGTGTCCAACTGGCGGGCGAAGCGCAGCTTGGAGGAGGAAATGGAGAGCCAGGGCGTGGCGGGCATCTACGGGGTGGACACCCGCAGCCTCGTGCGCCACCTGCGCAATTACGGTTCGATCAGCGCGGGTATTTTTACGGGCGAGGCGGCAAGCGGGGACGTCGATACGCTTGTTGCCCGCGTGAACGCGCAGCCCTCGATGGCTGGCGCCGACCTCGCCGACGAGGTCTCCACCGGCAAGCCCTACACCGTGGCCGCCGAGGGTGAGAAACGCTACACCGTCGTCGCCTACGACATGGGTATCAAGTCCGCCACGCCGGGCCACTTCGCCGACCGCGGCATCGAGACCATCGTCGTGCCCGCCAACACCCCGTATGAGGAGATCACCCAGTACAACCCCGACGGCGTGTTCATCTCCAACGGGCCGGGCGACCCCGCCACGGCGGACGCGATGGTGGCTGTGACCCGCGACGTCATCTCCGCCGGCGTGCCGCTGTTTGGCATCTGCTTCGGCAACCAGATCTTGGGGCGAGCGCTGGGGCTTTCCACCACCAAGATGAAGTTCGGCCACCGCGGCGTCAACGTGCCGGTGAAAAACCACCTCACCGGCAAGATCGACATCACGAGCCAGAACCACGGATTCGTGCTCGAGGCCCCGGTCGGGCCGGGGGAGAGCTTCGATACCGACTTCGGCCCCGCCCTTGTCACCCACACCTGCCTTAACGACGGCTCCGTCGAGGGCGTCGCCCTGGAAAGCGGCATGGCCTACTCGGTGCAGTACCACCCGGAATCCGCTGCAGGCCCGCACGACGCCAACCCGTTATTCGATCAGTTCATCTCGTTGATGGACAACCACAGCCCGAATAGGTAA
- a CDS encoding dihydroorotase: MATIGLENARPYGEERVNVLVSDGVIAEIGPDVDVSGADEVIDGAGHVLLPGLVDMHVHLREPGREDTETIATGSAAAARGGFTAVFTMANTQPVIDQPFLAEAVWEKGQAHGQCDVYPVGSITQGLAGKQLTEIGLMARSGVRMFSDDGKCVTDPQLMRRAVEYAKAHGVLLAQHAEDHRMTEGACAHEGEVAARLGLRGWPRVAEESIVARDVLLTRDYGGRLHICHASTEGTVELLRWAKAQGINVTAEVTPHHLLLTDDKLDGYDGVFRVNPPLREARDTYALREALLDGTVDVVATDHAPHGSEDKCCEFEHAKPGMLGLETSLAVISQVFVEPGLADWRFVAKVMSERPAEMLGLQDQGRPIAAGEPANLTLVNPASQWTANGRAMASKASNTPYEGMDFSARAELTLLRGTVTHRTEN; the protein is encoded by the coding sequence ATGGCCACTATTGGATTAGAAAACGCCCGCCCCTACGGCGAGGAGCGCGTCAACGTGCTCGTCAGCGACGGCGTGATCGCCGAGATCGGCCCCGACGTTGATGTCAGCGGCGCCGACGAGGTCATCGACGGGGCCGGCCACGTGCTGCTGCCGGGCCTGGTGGACATGCACGTCCACCTGCGCGAGCCGGGCCGCGAGGACACCGAGACGATTGCCACCGGCTCCGCCGCGGCCGCGCGCGGCGGGTTTACCGCCGTGTTCACCATGGCCAATACCCAGCCGGTGATCGACCAACCCTTCCTCGCCGAGGCGGTGTGGGAGAAGGGCCAGGCGCACGGGCAGTGCGACGTCTACCCGGTCGGCTCCATCACCCAGGGCCTTGCAGGTAAGCAGCTCACCGAGATCGGGCTCATGGCGCGCAGCGGGGTGCGCATGTTCTCCGACGACGGCAAGTGCGTGACCGACCCGCAGCTCATGCGCCGCGCCGTGGAGTACGCGAAGGCCCACGGCGTCCTGCTCGCCCAGCACGCCGAGGACCACCGCATGACCGAGGGCGCCTGCGCCCACGAGGGTGAGGTCGCGGCACGCTTGGGCCTGCGCGGCTGGCCGCGGGTGGCGGAGGAATCCATCGTCGCGCGCGACGTGCTGCTCACCCGCGACTACGGCGGCCGCCTGCACATCTGCCATGCCTCCACCGAGGGCACGGTCGAGCTGCTGCGCTGGGCGAAGGCGCAGGGCATCAACGTCACCGCCGAGGTCACCCCTCACCACCTGCTGCTCACCGACGACAAGCTCGACGGCTACGACGGCGTCTTCCGCGTCAACCCGCCGCTGCGCGAGGCGCGAGACACATACGCGCTGCGCGAGGCGCTTCTCGACGGCACCGTCGACGTCGTTGCCACAGACCACGCCCCGCACGGCTCCGAGGACAAGTGCTGCGAGTTCGAACACGCCAAGCCCGGCATGTTGGGGTTGGAGACCTCGCTTGCCGTCATCTCCCAGGTCTTCGTCGAGCCCGGTCTGGCCGACTGGAGGTTCGTGGCCAAGGTCATGAGCGAGCGCCCCGCCGAGATGCTCGGGCTTCAGGACCAAGGCCGGCCGATCGCCGCGGGCGAGCCCGCCAACCTCACCCTGGTCAACCCCGCCTCGCAGTGGACCGCTAACGGCCGCGCGATGGCGTCGAAGGCGTCGAATACGCCCTATGAAGGCATGGACTTCTCCGCGCGCGCGGAGCTCACGCTGCTGCGCGGAACGGTAACCCACAGGACAGAGAATTAA